One genomic segment of Methanothermococcus okinawensis IH1 includes these proteins:
- the pgi gene encoding glucose-6-phosphate isomerase, with amino-acid sequence MKGKCLFNYTNAMEKTIGNDGVLSTDIEHIKNEIEESYNRLFKKYENKELGFMDLIYQKDLTTYNELKKYSKDFEYIIIIGMGGSILGAQMVYEAIKGIYYNEHTTNKKVYFLDNSDPEKTFEVLNLVDLEKTLVFAISKSGNTAETIANFLIVRDRLKNNIKNYVKNIVIVANDGMLREMAEKEGYMLFDVPKNVGGRFSVLSAVGLAPLSCMGINIEMLLNGARDMDKLCKNKDIFKNPALMNAVIHYILYNKGKTVAVLMPYIERLHKFGMWYRQLWGESLGKDGKGQTPVVSVGAKDQHSQLQLYLEGPKDKIITFLRVNKFKNDLIIKNSNYLSGHNLSELLLSEQEGTEASLTSRNVPNVSIVIDELNEYTLGKLIYLYEMQTAFMGELLKINAFNQPAVEDGKRITRELLRGKSIEELTGFKSYDKNYIIEM; translated from the coding sequence ATGAAAGGCAAATGTTTATTTAACTATACAAATGCTATGGAAAAAACAATAGGTAATGATGGGGTATTATCAACAGACATTGAACATATAAAAAATGAAATAGAAGAATCATATAATCGATTATTTAAGAAATATGAAAATAAAGAATTAGGGTTTATGGATTTGATATATCAAAAGGATTTGACTACATATAACGAGTTAAAAAAATATTCAAAAGATTTTGAATATATTATTATTATAGGAATGGGCGGTTCTATTTTAGGAGCTCAGATGGTGTATGAAGCCATCAAAGGAATTTATTACAATGAACATACTACCAATAAAAAAGTTTATTTTTTAGATAATTCCGACCCAGAAAAAACATTCGAAGTTCTTAATTTAGTTGATTTGGAAAAAACGCTTGTATTTGCAATAAGCAAATCTGGAAATACTGCTGAAACAATTGCGAATTTTTTAATTGTTAGAGATAGGCTGAAGAATAATATCAAAAATTATGTTAAAAATATAGTGATAGTTGCCAACGACGGAATGCTACGGGAAATGGCAGAGAAAGAGGGTTATATGCTTTTTGATGTTCCTAAAAATGTAGGTGGGAGATTTTCAGTGCTATCCGCTGTTGGATTGGCTCCCCTTTCATGTATGGGAATAAATATTGAGATGTTATTAAATGGAGCAAGGGATATGGATAAATTATGTAAAAACAAGGATATTTTTAAAAATCCTGCCCTTATGAATGCTGTAATCCATTATATACTATACAATAAGGGCAAAACAGTTGCTGTTCTCATGCCATATATTGAAAGATTGCATAAATTTGGTATGTGGTATAGGCAGTTATGGGGAGAAAGCCTTGGAAAAGATGGAAAGGGACAAACTCCTGTTGTATCTGTTGGAGCAAAAGACCAACATTCTCAACTTCAACTTTATTTGGAAGGTCCAAAGGATAAAATAATTACATTTTTAAGGGTAAATAAATTTAAAAATGATTTAATTATTAAAAATTCAAATTATTTAAGTGGTCATAATTTATCGGAGCTCCTACTTTCAGAACAGGAGGGCACCGAGGCTTCATTAACTTCAAGAAATGTCCCAAATGTATCTATTGTAATCGACGAATTAAATGAATACACCCTTGGGAAACTTATATATCTGTATGAGATGCAAACTGCATTTATGGGTGAGCTCCTAAAAATAAATGCATTCAACCAACCTGCTGTTGAAGATGGCAAAAGAATAACCCGTGAGTTGTTAAGAGGTAAATCTATCGAAGAATTAACTGGTTTTAAATCTTATGATAAAAATTATATTATTGAGATGTAG
- the pfkC gene encoding ADP-specific phosphofructokinase, whose translation MDKNNKHLEELYNKCINHLNNFSNMGVFLAYNVNVDAIKFFKDGQQVQELINLFDENEIINTINKYPRIINNPLDFIARLIYSMKTGKPSEVPISEDKSLNEWFDGLKYDEERMGGQVGIISNLLSILNLKRVIAYTPILSKKQAEMFVNRENLLYPSVIDGNLVLKKPIESYKKNDPLKINRIFEYDANIEFYLGDEKITTPQANRFIAASRPDALRFEIKEELKEKLPEIGEIIDCAILSGYQGIKEKYSDGKTDEYYFKKAEEDIKLLKENNKNLKIHLEFASIQSINLRRKIADKIIPNVNCLGMDDTEIANIIHVMGYDELSKKIIKNSMVEDVVKASKILLDKYDNLELVQTHTMYYIMCLCRKDNPLSEKDLEKTLEFATILASTKAKLGDISKIEDIKEGILIPYNKYGNILYSIVDDLKNDETYKNYKIALVPSRLVKNPKSTVGLGDTISSGAFIGYVSLLKNG comes from the coding sequence ATGGATAAAAATAATAAACATTTAGAGGAGCTCTATAATAAATGTATTAATCATCTTAATAATTTTTCAAATATGGGTGTTTTTTTGGCATATAATGTCAATGTAGATGCCATAAAATTCTTTAAAGATGGGCAACAGGTGCAGGAGCTCATTAACCTATTTGATGAAAATGAGATTATCAATACAATTAATAAATATCCAAGAATAATAAATAATCCATTGGATTTCATTGCACGGTTGATTTATTCCATGAAAACTGGAAAACCATCAGAAGTTCCCATTTCAGAAGATAAATCATTAAATGAATGGTTTGATGGATTAAAATATGATGAAGAGAGAATGGGAGGACAGGTTGGGATTATATCCAATCTTTTATCAATTTTGAATTTAAAACGAGTAATAGCATATACCCCAATTTTGTCAAAGAAACAGGCAGAAATGTTTGTAAATAGGGAAAATTTACTTTACCCATCTGTTATAGATGGAAATTTAGTTTTAAAAAAACCCATTGAATCGTATAAAAAGAACGACCCTTTAAAGATAAATAGGATTTTTGAATATGATGCCAATATTGAATTTTACCTTGGGGATGAAAAAATAACAACTCCACAGGCCAATAGATTTATTGCAGCTTCAAGACCCGATGCATTGAGATTTGAGATAAAAGAAGAATTAAAAGAAAAACTACCTGAAATAGGAGAAATTATTGACTGTGCAATACTTTCAGGATATCAAGGCATAAAAGAAAAATATAGCGATGGAAAAACCGATGAATATTATTTTAAAAAGGCAGAAGAGGATATAAAACTTTTAAAAGAAAATAATAAAAATTTAAAAATTCATTTAGAATTTGCATCTATTCAGAGTATAAATCTTAGAAGAAAGATTGCAGATAAAATAATTCCAAATGTTAATTGCTTAGGCATGGATGATACAGAAATTGCAAATATTATACATGTTATGGGATATGACGAGCTCAGCAAAAAGATTATTAAAAATAGTATGGTTGAAGATGTTGTCAAAGCTTCAAAAATTCTATTGGATAAATATGATAATTTAGAGCTCGTGCAGACCCATACGATGTATTATATTATGTGTTTATGTAGAAAGGATAATCCATTATCTGAAAAAGACCTTGAAAAAACCTTGGAATTTGCCACTATTCTTGCATCTACTAAGGCAAAACTTGGAGATATATCAAAGATTGAGGATATTAAAGAGGGTATCCTTATTCCCTATAATAAATATGGCAATATATTATATTCAATCGTAGATGATTTAAAAAATGATGAAACCTATAAAAATTATAAAATTGCATTGGTGCCATCAAGATTGGTTAAAAATCCAAAATCTACGGTAGGATTAGGCGATACAATATCATCAGGTGCTTTTATTGGTTATGTATCATTGTTAAAGAATGGATGA
- a CDS encoding signal recognition particle subunit SRP19/SEC65 family protein, giving the protein MKEIIIWPVYIDVEKSRKEGRKVPKELGVKNPKLKNIFNALKKMGYSAEIVKNKSYPKEHWEISGYIKVNIDDENNISKLGLIKKICRYLN; this is encoded by the coding sequence ATGAAAGAAATAATCATCTGGCCTGTATATATAGATGTTGAAAAAAGCAGAAAAGAGGGACGAAAAGTGCCGAAAGAATTAGGGGTTAAAAATCCAAAATTAAAAAATATATTTAATGCATTAAAAAAAATGGGATATTCTGCCGAAATCGTAAAAAATAAATCTTATCCAAAGGAGCATTGGGAAATATCCGGCTATATTAAAGTAAATATTGATGATGAAAATAATATTTCAAAATTGGGTTTAATTAAAAAAATTTGTAGGTATTTAAATTAA
- the corA gene encoding magnesium/cobalt transporter CorA, protein MLKILGYINNDLKKITLNELSEEYSLIWIDCYAPSDDELLQLSKKIDIEIEELKVGLDEQEVPRVEEEDEYYLIIYKAPLFEEDITTTSFGIYIKDNIILTLHIDKIKSIGKIYNLLKTKKPKILLDRGKGFFLYNLLNQITLSYSKIILNLEDELDKLESNLLQDQNNITGEILQLRKTLVYFHKALVSNKDVLSILKRKYLPITTQDDREHIEDLYYDTLQLIDMETTYRELLVSMMDMSLSLENIRMNQIMKVLTMVTTLFAVPVWITGIYGMNFKYMPLLNNPYGFWIVMGISAIIILILLYVFLKEKWIK, encoded by the coding sequence ATGTTAAAAATATTGGGATATATCAATAATGATTTAAAAAAAATAACTCTAAATGAGCTAAGTGAAGAATATTCATTAATTTGGATAGATTGTTATGCTCCATCCGATGATGAGCTCCTACAATTATCCAAAAAAATAGATATTGAAATAGAGGAATTAAAGGTAGGATTGGATGAACAGGAAGTTCCAAGGGTCGAAGAAGAGGATGAATATTATTTAATAATTTATAAAGCACCACTGTTTGAGGAAGATATTACAACTACCTCTTTTGGAATCTATATAAAAGATAATATTATTTTAACCCTCCATATCGATAAAATAAAATCCATAGGTAAGATATACAATCTTTTAAAAACCAAAAAACCAAAAATTCTACTTGATAGAGGAAAAGGGTTTTTTTTATATAATTTATTAAACCAAATTACTTTAAGTTATTCAAAAATTATTCTTAATTTAGAGGATGAATTGGATAAGTTAGAAAGTAATCTTCTACAAGACCAAAACAATATAACGGGGGAGATTCTTCAACTCAGAAAAACACTTGTATATTTCCATAAGGCTTTGGTGTCCAATAAAGATGTTCTTTCTATTTTAAAAAGAAAATATCTTCCAATCACCACACAGGATGATAGGGAACATATTGAAGACCTTTACTACGATACATTGCAGTTAATAGATATGGAAACTACATATAGGGAATTGCTCGTTTCAATGATGGATATGAGCTTATCTCTTGAAAATATAAGAATGAACCAGATTATGAAAGTTCTAACTATGGTTACCACTTTATTTGCAGTTCCTGTTTGGATAACAGGTATTTATGGTATGAATTTTAAATATATGCCTTTATTGAATAATCCTTATGGATTTTGGATTGTTATGGGAATTTCAGCCATTATAATTTTAATACTGTTATATGTGTTTTTAAAGGAAAAATGGATAAAATAA